In a genomic window of Sarcophilus harrisii chromosome 4, mSarHar1.11, whole genome shotgun sequence:
- the MTRES1 gene encoding mitochondrial transcription rescue factor 1: MCAMTSLRLPIRALRKPNAWIGLWGTPLTHKPCTSWSQYINSSSYRLNTSNYRTLFFHGISSVKLPGLLISPECISLFSIRLKSNTGSKKTSKKTLQKTDDDDDDDDEDWGERSEQEDEFDDNPNVVKDYKDLEKVVPSFRYDVILKTGLDLARNKIEDAFYKGELRLNGEKLWKKSRTVKVGDTLDLIIGEDKDSETETAMRIVLRKVSEEKTQSEKYRVLLRRWKKIILPKKSVSK; this comes from the exons ATGTGTGCTATGACTAGTCTCAGATTGCCTATCCGTGCTTTAAGAAAACCAAATGCCTGGATTGGACTCTGGGGGACACCTCTCACTCATAAACCCTGTACCTCTTGGAGTCAGTACATAAATTCTTCTAGTTATCGGTTAAACACATCAAATTATAGAACACTGTTCTTCCACGGCATTTCCTCTGTGAAACTCCCAGGGCTTTTAATATCTCCAGAGTGCATTTCACTCTTTTCCATAAGACTCAAAAGCAACACAGGATCTAAAAAGACCAGTAAAAAGACTTTGCAGAAAACCGacgatgatgacgatgatgacgATGAAGATTGGGGAGAGAGGAGTGAGCAGGAAGATGAATTTGATGATAACCCCAATGTAGTAAAAGATTATAAGGATCTGGAGAAAGTTGTTCCCTCTTTTCGTTATGATGTCATCTTAAAAACGGGTCTGGATCTTGCAAGAAA TAAAATAGAAGATGCATTCTACAAAGGTGAACTCAGACTGAATGgagaaaaattatggaaaaaaagcaGAACG GTGAAAGTGGGTGATACACTGGATCTTATCATTGGAGAGGATAAAGATTCAGAAACAGAGACAGCTATGCGAATTGTCCTGAGAAAAGTGTCAGAAGAGAAAACTCAATCTGAAAAGTACCGAGTGCTTTTACGCCggtggaaaaaaatcatattgccCAAGAAGAGTGTTTCTAAGTAG